The Prochlorococcus marinus str. MIT 9301 genome window below encodes:
- a CDS encoding riboflavin synthase translates to MFTGIIQSIGKLRQEKNILEIEILDNLFDMAIGDSIAVDGICLTVKEIFQNKFTVDVSEETLKKTTLGVKSNLNQIVNLEPALRVSDRLGGHIVSGHVDGLGIVENIEKLEKSWLLSIKWKNNNFSKYVVNKGSICVNGISLTIAKYEQEGAIFTIAIIPHTWHKTNLNKLNIGDSVNLEADALIKYVEKLLLFNKNSNQDLSSNNISSEWLKENGW, encoded by the coding sequence ATGTTTACAGGAATAATTCAATCAATTGGAAAACTAAGACAAGAAAAAAATATTTTAGAAATTGAAATTCTAGATAATTTATTTGATATGGCAATTGGTGACAGCATAGCTGTTGATGGAATTTGTTTGACAGTTAAAGAGATTTTTCAAAATAAATTTACTGTTGATGTTAGTGAGGAGACATTAAAAAAAACAACTTTAGGAGTAAAGTCTAACCTAAATCAGATTGTTAATTTGGAGCCCGCTCTTAGGGTGTCTGACCGTCTAGGAGGGCATATAGTCAGCGGACATGTTGATGGCCTTGGAATAGTTGAGAATATAGAAAAATTAGAGAAATCTTGGCTCTTATCAATAAAGTGGAAAAATAATAATTTTTCAAAATATGTAGTTAATAAAGGTAGTATTTGTGTAAATGGTATAAGTCTTACGATTGCAAAATATGAGCAGGAAGGAGCAATATTTACTATTGCGATAATTCCTCATACTTGGCATAAAACAAATCTGAATAAATTAAATATCGGTGACAGCGTAAACCTTGAGGCAGACGCATTAATTAAATATGTAGAGAAATTACTTTTATTTAATAAAAATAGTAATCAAGATCTATCTTCTAATAATATTTCTTCCGAGTGGCTTAAAGAAAACGGTTGGTAA